From Amycolatopsis sp. cg9, one genomic window encodes:
- a CDS encoding cation:proton antiporter, with the protein MDHTALSLIELGAVFFVLGALGRLAGKIGLSPIPLYLLGGLCFGSGGLIPLTDIGGFTHLASEIGVVLLLLLLGLEYSAAELFTGLRRSWTAGLLDIVLNAAPGAAVALLLGWGPVGAMVMAGVTYISSSGIVAKVLGDLGRLGNRETPVVLSILVFEDLVMALYLPILTAVLGGVSLLGGMEAVGISLLVITVVLVIALKFGRYVSAAVDSPDREVFLLKVLGAALLVAGVASAMQVSAAVGAFLLGIAISGSTAENATHLLEPLRDLFAAVFFVVFGLNTNPASIPPVLGWAVVLALVTTLTKVGTGWWAARRQGIGKMGRARAGAALVARGEFSIVIAGLAVTAGAVTGELAALATAYVLLMAILGPTAARVVEPIVRAVQRKTAAKTAPAEAS; encoded by the coding sequence ATGGACCACACCGCGCTGTCCCTGATCGAACTGGGGGCGGTCTTCTTCGTGCTGGGCGCGCTCGGGCGCCTGGCCGGGAAGATCGGCCTCTCCCCCATCCCGCTCTACCTGCTCGGCGGCCTCTGCTTCGGCTCCGGCGGGCTGATCCCGCTGACCGACATCGGCGGCTTCACCCACCTGGCCAGCGAAATCGGCGTCGTGCTGCTGCTGTTGCTGCTGGGCCTGGAGTACTCCGCGGCCGAGCTGTTCACCGGCCTGCGCCGCTCCTGGACGGCGGGCCTGCTCGACATCGTCCTCAACGCCGCCCCGGGCGCGGCGGTCGCGCTGCTGCTGGGCTGGGGCCCGGTCGGCGCGATGGTGATGGCGGGCGTCACCTACATCTCGTCGTCCGGCATCGTCGCCAAGGTCCTCGGCGACCTCGGCCGGCTCGGCAACCGCGAGACGCCGGTGGTGCTGTCGATCCTCGTGTTCGAGGACCTGGTGATGGCGCTCTACCTGCCGATACTCACGGCGGTGCTGGGCGGGGTGTCGCTGCTCGGCGGCATGGAGGCCGTCGGGATCTCGCTGCTGGTGATCACCGTGGTCCTGGTGATCGCGCTGAAGTTCGGCCGGTACGTCTCGGCCGCCGTCGACAGCCCCGACCGCGAGGTGTTCCTGCTCAAGGTCCTCGGCGCGGCCCTGCTGGTGGCGGGCGTCGCGTCGGCGATGCAGGTGTCGGCCGCGGTCGGCGCGTTCCTGCTCGGCATCGCGATCTCCGGCTCGACGGCGGAGAACGCGACGCACCTGCTGGAGCCCCTGCGCGACCTGTTCGCCGCGGTGTTCTTCGTGGTCTTCGGCCTCAACACGAACCCGGCGTCCATCCCGCCGGTCCTCGGCTGGGCCGTCGTGCTCGCACTGGTGACAACGCTGACGAAGGTCGGCACCGGCTGGTGGGCGGCCCGCCGGCAGGGCATCGGGAAGATGGGCCGCGCCCGCGCCGGAGCGGCGCTGGTGGCGAGAGGCGAGTTCTCGATCGTGATCGCGGGCCTGGCGGTGACGGCGGGCGCGGTCACCGGCGAACTGGCCGCGCTGGCCACGGCGTACGTCCTCCTGATGGCGATCCTCGGCCCGACGGCCGCCCGGGTCGTCGAGCCGATCGTCCGCGCGGTGCAACGCAAGACGGCCGCGAAGACGGCTCCGGCCGAAGCGAGCTGA
- a CDS encoding GNAT family N-acetyltransferase has protein sequence MRALTWRPLTGGDARASADLLNAIEAVDRIGENYTEEDTLQELIDPYTDLERASLAAFDGETLVGYMKVRHQASVREVHRVFLDGGVHPAYRRRGIGTALLEAGVAAAKVVHARHHPGLRLVVDVHKAEHIAGVPELVRSRGFTPARYFQRMEHPLSGVTDVVVPGVRIEAWSPSNDEDFRSVRNEAYRDFWGAAPMPADQWRNKIVNQTFLPEVSFLARDAGTAVGVLVTMSWEADTAATGVRDAHFMVVGTLREHRRRGVAGALLAHALRAAGRLGHDRASLNVDSADPAGASGVFVKAGFTPTRRYVRWALEA, from the coding sequence ATGCGCGCACTCACGTGGCGGCCGCTGACCGGCGGGGACGCCAGGGCGTCGGCCGACCTGCTCAACGCGATCGAGGCCGTGGACCGGATCGGGGAGAACTACACCGAGGAGGACACGCTCCAGGAGCTGATCGACCCGTACACGGACCTCGAGCGGGCGAGCCTCGCCGCGTTCGACGGCGAGACGCTGGTCGGCTACATGAAGGTCCGCCACCAGGCGTCCGTCCGGGAAGTCCACCGGGTCTTCCTGGACGGCGGCGTGCATCCCGCGTACCGCCGCCGCGGCATCGGGACGGCGTTGCTCGAAGCGGGCGTGGCGGCGGCGAAGGTGGTGCACGCCCGGCACCACCCGGGGCTGCGGCTGGTGGTCGACGTGCACAAGGCCGAGCACATCGCCGGGGTCCCGGAACTCGTGCGGTCACGGGGGTTTACGCCGGCGCGGTACTTCCAGCGGATGGAGCACCCCCTCTCGGGCGTGACCGACGTCGTCGTGCCGGGGGTGCGGATCGAGGCGTGGTCGCCGTCGAACGACGAGGACTTCCGGTCGGTGCGGAACGAGGCTTACCGGGACTTCTGGGGTGCCGCGCCGATGCCGGCGGACCAGTGGCGGAACAAGATCGTCAACCAGACCTTCCTGCCGGAGGTCTCCTTCCTGGCGCGGGACGCCGGGACCGCGGTGGGCGTGCTGGTGACGATGTCGTGGGAGGCCGACACGGCGGCGACCGGTGTTCGCGACGCGCACTTCATGGTCGTGGGGACGCTGCGGGAGCACCGGCGGCGGGGTGTGGCGGGCGCGTTGCTGGCCCACGCGCTGCGGGCCGCCGGCAGGCTGGGTCACGACCGCGCGAGCTTGAACGTGGACTCGGCGGATCCGGCCGGGGCGTCCGGGGTTTTCGTGAAGGCGGGTTTCACGCCGACGCGGCGGTATGTGCGCTGGGCGCTCGAAGCCTGA